The following are encoded in a window of Glandiceps talaboti chromosome 5, keGlaTala1.1, whole genome shotgun sequence genomic DNA:
- the LOC144435544 gene encoding uncharacterized protein LOC144435544, which produces MRTRYTAFMLGKSHVAPLKQVTIPRMELSAATLAVRVDKSIKKELDMKVYETFFWTDSMTVLRYTNNETARFHTFVANRVTVIREVSTPAQWRYVETSQNPVDDASQGQPVDKFLQNKLWLNGFSMERDEVSSNSSDMTQLQSDDLEVKRELTVNAVSVDESMETVNKLINHYSNWYALKKAVRGLDSQNKTEFDGKMQEHSDYKQEETDICVSKDAECAIISIVQQEAFKEEISVLKKHKESEKRAVTRTSPMYKLDPVLGEDDLLRVRGSYVERFALKAILRHSKAEVAKKVKSLVRP; this is translated from the exons ATGAGGACAAGGTACACTGCTTTCATGCTAGGAAAGTCACATGTAGCTCCACTAAAACAAGTCACCATCCCACGAATGGAACTGTCTGCAGCAACATTAGCAGTGCGAGTAGACAAAAGTATAAAGAAAGAGTTGGACATGAAAGTTTATGAAACATTCTTCTGGACTGATAGCATGACTGTATTACGATACACCAACAATGAAACAGCAAGAtttcatacatttgtagcaaACAGAGTTACAGTAATCAGGGAGGTTTCTACACCAGCACAATGGCGCTATGTGGAAACAAGCCAGAATCCTGTAGATGACGCATCACAAGGACAACCAGTTGACAAATTTCTCCAGAATAAACTTTGGCTGAATGGATTTTCTATGGAAAGAGATGAAGTAAGCAGTAATTCATCTGACATGACACAACTACAAAGTGATGACTTAGAGGTCAAGAGAGAACTGACTGTCAATGCTGTATCAGTAGATGAATCCATGGAGACTGTCAACAAACTGATAAACCATTATTCAAATTGGTATGCCTTGAAGAAAGCAGTACGTGGCCTGGATTCTCAGAATAAAACAGAATTTGACGGGAAAATGCAAGAACACTCAGACTACAAACAAGAAGAGACAGACATCTGTGTTTCTAAGGATGCTGAATGTGCAATTATTAGTATTGTACAACAAGAGGCTTTCAAGGAAGAAATATCTGTCTTGAAGAAACACAAAGAATCAGAGAAAAGAGCGGTAACACGCACCAGCCCAATGTACAAGTTAGATCCAGTACTGGGAGAAGACGACTTGCTGAGGGTACGAGGGAG TTATGTTGAAAGATTTGCTCTTAAAGCAATACTGAGACATTCAAAAGCTGAAGTAGCCAAAAAAGTCAAATCTCTTGTTAGACCTTGA